The genomic segment ATGTGATGTCAAAGCAACTGCCATGAAATCATTAAGGCCAGGCAAAGGTGCTGATCTCAAATATTGGCTTTCAAGCTTATTTAGAATTGCAGAAACTCTGTTTTTTGCCTTACATGCTGTACCTTGATTTGTTTGCAAGTTTCAGTAAAATCCTGcacatatttttccttttttttcttttttttaagcaaaatgCCAAGACATGAGTGAAAGCTCAAtacctttgcacagtattgtatgGCTCCATTAGAGGACCTGCTAGCTGTACAGCTCTTTGTTTGATTAAACGTCCTGAGAGTCACTCTGAGACAATATCCTAGACCAAGACCGCAGTCATCAAAAACCTCACAAAGCTCCACCTCTCCACcaaatttcattaaatttaACTTAGTACTTTAATCACGTAGCTCTGTCTCAACTCTTGGCTTAGCGAAGTACCCAAGAGGCACTGTAATTGTTAATTGTTTATGATTGGTGTTTGCTGTTCAGCGGTTTCTGTTGTCTTATGTGTGAAGCTGAGGTGTAGTTGCTTGCCTAtctcatatcacaaagaatacgTCTGATATTAATAATCCAAGTAAGCCAATATTTCCCACAATTTCTGCTGTAACTTAACACAGCAGAGGTAAAgggattttatttgtttatgaaAACATCTGAGTCTCCATTACACTTTATTACACAGGATAAAAGTCCTGTTTTATCACACAGGTGTGAAtaataaaatttattaaatCCATTTGTCTGGTTCAGTTGTGGGAATTGTACATGCTGCATTTCTGTCACATTGACATGGCTCCCTGGCACAGAACCATCTTTGCATTAGTATATATAATGTCTTTTAAACTGTAAAGGGTCATAATGTCTGCCATGAAAACACTGATCGGTACCTGGATTTACTCACTGAACGGCTTTTATTTGGCTCCTCGTATTGAAGGGTGGTTTTATGGGGAGTGTTTTTGCTACAAAGTAGCTTCAGTGACAGTTAGGAATATAAAAATTTACTAATTAAGGCGTGCCTTTTAAGGGTTTCTTGACCTCATTGTAATTGTGTCCTTTCGTAGGTGTGTGGGCAACAACATCATGCTGCTGACTAAGGCTTTCAGAAAAAAATTTATCATCCCAGACTTTGAAAAGTTTGTCAACCAAATTGATACGATGTATGACATTGCGCATCGGCAGGAGGGAGGACAGGTAAGTGCCAGACCAACACGCGTATTGATTTTAGCATGTGCGtcatcattttttaagctcactcacatgtttcttgtctttatgcAGGTGGCTGACTACATTCCACAGCTGGCTAAGTTCAGCCCTGACCTGTGGGGTGTATCTCTGTGCACAATCGACGGACAGAGGTGCAGTATCAGTTCCACTTGTTCTACCTCTTTCCATTCTCTAAACCTCCACCGTGTGTACTGCCTCACTAACAcgcctccatttttattttattttttattttattttattttttctccattACATCCTCATGTCATGCAGACACTCTGTGGGTGACACCAAGGTTCCCTTCTGTCTGCAGTCATGTGTGAAGCCTCTGGAGTACGCCATCGCTGTGCACGAGTTTGGCAGTGAGCACGTTCACCAGTTTGTGGGCAAAGAGCCAAGTGGTCTCAAGTTCAACAAACTGTCACTAAATGAGGAAGGCAAGTGATTTGCGTAAAGAACCCCATTTATGCTCTCTGCGGTAATAACATATGAGTCAGAGTTTACAAAAACATCTGTCCCTCCATTTTTTCAAATGTCCAGACACTGCTGCACATATTGTTCTGTCCGACCCAGCGATCAGCACGTGCGTGGTCTCTGTGAGGACATTATGTGGATGGGAACAACATTACTACGCAATTTCAGAATTGAAAACAAACAgttatgtgtgtatttagctGCAGTTAGAGGGTTTGATGGTTATTCCCGCCTATATCCAGTTAAGAACCACAGTTAACCTAATGTCCCAACAGAATACCCAGAGACAACCCACACAGGCTGTGTAATTTTTTGCttattatttcttttccatCACATTAAAGGAATGCCAAAAACATCCTGGAAATATTCTCTGAATGCAGAGAATATTGCAGTCAGAAATGCATGTCTTTGTTAAACTTCTAACCTAGAAATATTCTTTGAACATCCAATCGGAAACATCATTAGAGCTTGTAGGTATAACATTTACAAATGTTGTATGAAATTTTCCTGCCAGCTGGGTTACAATTAAAGTACCTGCTCATCTGTAAAGCAAATTGGATTTTACTGCATGTCTTCAGTTCATTAGCCGTTGCTGCATCCTAAGCCCCCAAGATGAAATTTATTCTCCAGTCTCAGCAGTCTCGGTTTATTATTCTTGTGGTTAGGAGCAAATCAGTGATAACATGCTCTCATTTCTTGTGCAGATAAACCACACAACCCCATGGTGAATGCTGGAGCTATTGTCATCAGTTCTTTAATTAAGGTAAAATCTAAGCCCTAAATATATTGATGTGATAATAAATGCTTTCTGAATGCACATGTCTGTGTTTAAGAATATGCACATAAAATAACTTTACGTAGTTGTCGGTCATTAAATGAGGTTGTTGGGGCAAAACAGAGGAGTCTCTCAGGAGGCAGCTGGTCATGACCAAAAATaggttttccatttttaaaccCAGTCCTTATTAAATGTTTTCCCTTGAATTAGTACAGTGCAGCATAGTGTTCTGTAGCCTCTCCAGAGATTCACAGTTCAAAGGGGTAATCACTTGTTTAAAAGTCTGTACAAAGCAGGAGTGAAATAGGTTTTGCAAAATATGTTTTCTATCACGTATGGTTTCATTTGGGTTTTAGCTGCCGGATCAACACGAACTTGAAGTTGCCCAAAAAATAACTCTCTTTCAAAAAATATACAAACTCTCTTTTTATTCCTGTAGCCAGTGCATGAGTTGGGACGAGCCCTGTATGGTTTGCAATCTTACAAAATTTGCAGTCATTATGAAACCTGATTTTGCCACAGTTTGCAATCTTTGTGTGACCTAAGCAAGCAAATCCCTTTAGTGGTACTTTGCGCAGTAGAATATTCAATATAAAGACAATTGTGAGCTGAATGTCGTGAGCTAGTTTAGAAAATTGCTTTTTTCATGGGTATGAAGCGCTAAAGAAATACACAGCTGAACGCCACAGATTGCTGGTTTCTTAAAGGTCAAACTATTGGTGATGTAATGTTATTTACAATGCAAAGTTCTAGAAAGCAACACTTTTATACCAACTAGGTTAAAGTTTACTGAACAAACTCCCTCCTGATGGATAACGTCAGCAACAGCCATGACATCCTTATCTATTGGCTGGAGATTATATCCCCCCCATAgtgactggactaaggttgttACCACCTGACTGACATCGCATCAAACTTATCTGTGATCTTTGCCTTTACTCCAAAACATACAGTCATATATGGTCGTGGAGGCTTTGCTTATGTTGGTTTTTGAAGTCTCACAGCTGACTCTTATCATATGTGGGCCAAGTGCAGCTGCAAAGGAGGGGAATCGGTCTGGGGCTGACAACAGGGCGTGTGCATGCTTGTGGCCAATTACGGCCCCCAGAACTGAAGGTGTGTTAGCCAGCCTCACAGCTCCATGTGTTTAGAGGGGGCAATACTTGTGTCAACATAGTTTATTCAGTGTATTTGCATATAGTTTATATTTACACTGCGGAGATTATATActtaaaaagcatttattttagacacagaaaaggaaattaaagGCTAAAAGTACAAAGTATATAGAAGATGCAATATTTGTGCACATTCGGGAGTGCATAAATATTGCAAAGGTTTACATATCAAAGTTTAACATATCAAACATTTGTATGTTTTGGTCAAAAAGTAGTTTTCATATTAGGTAGCACACCAGAGATAAATTCCCTTGAAAGACATAAAGCTTACTCTTTTAGTGGTCATGAGATTTAGTCCTCAGGTCTTTCCTTGAACTCAGTGATGTCTACTATCATCCTTAACCTTTCTAGGTAAGGCCATTAAATATGAATGTAGCGCCATCCCCTTTTGGTACCTCTACAACACGGTAATGATCATCTGCTGGTCCATGAAATTCAAGCACAACCATAAGCAGCCCTCACGCCACAGCGAGCACATTGCCACGTGGGCTGGCACGCTCAAACACACCATGTGCACGTCAGATATTGACACACACCCAAGATCAAAAGTATGCTTCAGTGTCAAAGCACTCAAACACTGCCATCTGTAGGGACTTACTGACTCTATTGAGCTGGCAACAGAAAGTTATTTTTCCCTCTTCTCTTCTTACAGCCTCATTCAAATAAGGCTGAGAGGTTTGACTATGTaagtaaatgttttatttttagaaatttttatttctagTCCCTTTTTGGTATTTGTTCTTCCTGCTCAATGGTCTCTAAAAGTGATGTTACTGCAGGTGATGGAGTTCTTGAAAAGCATGACTGGTACAGAGTATGTGGGCTTCAGCAATGCAACGTGAGTGGCCTGCTGCAAGAAATGTAAAAACTATTGTCATTCTGTGCCCTGAATGATGGTTTTCATATTGCTGTGTGCCTGCAGTTTCCAGTCAGAGAGGGAGACTGGTGACAGGAATTTTGCCATTGGGTATTACCTCAAAGAGAAAAAGGTGCGTTTATTATATTTGGTGTTTTGCATACAATATTAATTACTTCAGAGGTTATTGAATTGaggttttaaatttaattgaataGTATATGCTGACTCTAATCTTATTCCTTGCAGTGCTTTCCTGAAAATGCAGATATGATTGCAGCTCTTGACTTTTACTTTCAGGTGAGATTGTCCTTTAAAGTGGTTGTAATCAATATTTTAGGATGCGTATGCTAGCAGAGCAGCTCCCTGTCAGTTGGTCCAACAGTTTGATCCAGATTAAACACAACTGCCAACAGTCATGATGTCCACATAATGAATCTTTGTCTTTTTACCCCTTTTTCAAGTTTACAATTGTCCAATAATCTATGACACTTTGCAGGTATTTAAATAAACATCACTCCCACGAACCTCAGCTTTAATATTAATGTTTAGCTAATTAAGCAGTGTAATTAGAAACCTCAAGACTATTATAGGTCCATAATTTACTGGACAGTGAAACTTCTTTTTCTAGGGCAAATCTACACTCTGCTACAGTTCACTGCCTCTGTTCATCACATCACAgtgaattttaaatcaaacaatcaatatGTGATTGAAGTACATACTTCCAGCTTTACTTCAAGGGGTTTTACAACAATTTTCCTTTAACTGTTAAGGTACTACAGACATTTTTATCAAAGCATGCTCTGTAGCATTGAGATGATTGACTTGGCTACTGAAGATTATTCAATTTCTTTACCCTAAGAAACGTTTTGCTTGATTATGTAGTATTTTTTGGGGGTCATTATCGATTTGCTCTATGTAGTGCTGTCCTgctgttttgcagcatttggctgaatcagAGCGTAGCCCTCTACGCTTTTGCAGAATTGTGCAGGCTTGAGTGGGGTTTTTTGGCAAAGTTTAGCCTTCCTGTTCTTGAGTGTCTCTTGGTTATAGACCTTGATTATGATATTCCTACCTCctggaaaatgtttttcacttgGTTAGATGTTGTTAAGCTGCTTTTCTATAATTCGGTTAGTTGTCAATGTCATACTTTGCCTCTCCGAAACGTGAAATGGGCatgcatgcagaagttgcagtacCAGCAGGGCGAGATAATATATTTGAAGCCAAGGAGTCTGTAGTGAACAAAAAACCTGTAAAGTACATTTCAGGGTCCTTAATTGTCAGAAACGATTAAGCTAGTTccttctttcttccttccttctaTCAAATTTTTTATTTGGCCACTTCTAAAGTTTTTGCCATCTTTGTGATaggttaattttgttttttcagccaaaTGATGGCATGTCTGCAGCTCTCATATTTAAAAGAACAGTAAAAAGCCATGAAATACCCATTCAACACTTTGACTCAACTTTTCATTTGTCCTGAAATAACAGGGAAACATACCTCAGCCGACCCTGAAACTTGTCAGTGAGTTGTTCAATTGCTTTTAAGCTATTGAAAATCAGAGCCTatccttgaattaaagctgaagttTGGTTTAAAATCTACTGTGGTAGtacacagaggcaaaactacagaaattgtgtttttgaccAACAAATGATGGACCTAACTGTACCTGCTAAGCATCAGCGAACCATTAGCATTTAgctaataaattaaataaaacaacctCACCTCTTAGTGTCCATAGATTAGTTATAATGATAAGATCAAATTTTCATGTGCACCATGAAAAGTCAATCATGGTGACCAGAATTAACACCTGAAATTTACATGATTTAGCTAATTGATCTTTTTCTGTTATAGTTTACTGTCTCATCTCTTACCAGTCTTTACACACAATCTTTTCTGCACCAAGAAACTGACATAGTTGGCGACCAGCTGATCAAAAAAGTGAAGGGTTAAACACTAAAACTACTATAGAGCAAAATATTTCCCTCAGAAGTTTCCACATGGCCAAAAGAATCTGTAATGTAAGGATAATACAATAAGAACAATATAGTCCAAttctgtgaatattttttttttcttaaactccAGCTGTGCTCCATAGAGGTAACCTGCGAGTCAGGAAGCGTCATGGCTGCCACGCTGGCAAATGGGGGTATTTGTCCAATCACAGGCGACCGCGTGCTGAGTGCCGAGGCAGTGCGCAACACCCTAAGTCTCATGCATTCGTGCGGCATGTATGACTTTTCTGGACAGTTTGCCTTCCATGTGAGTCCCTGTACTGGAGGAAGAAAATAGATGTTTTTGAAATCATAGAGCACTAATCATGAGATATTGCTTCGAGGTTTCAGATGTTTTGTTGGTTGTCCTTGTCTAGGTGGGCTTGCCGGCTAAATCTGGCGTTTCAGGTGCTGTACTGCTGGTGGTCCCCAATGTCATGGGTATGATGTGTTGGTCCCCAGCATTAGATCGTCTGGGAAACAGTGTTCGTGGCATTCACTTCTGTCAGGTATGCTTCTTAAACATAATGACATTTTGTTAagtcttaaatatttacattttgtaaTAGAAGCTGAATGTTCAtgtcttctttgtgtttttatgataaaaAGTTAAAGATCAAATATACCACATGTTATGTATGTCATATTAATtaatgtcttttattttttgattcaTCAGGATCTCGTGTCTTACTTTAACTTCCACAATTACGACAACCTGAGGCATTTCACTAAGAAACACGACCCGAGAAGACGATCAGATGACGATGATGATCCAGTGAGTTTAGTGCAACAAGTGTAGCCAGTGCTTTCTTTTCAGGTGACTGACTAACTAAGGGCGTTTTCACACCGATAGTTTGCTTCCTAtggtctgagtcagaggacgAGTTTGTAAACTTTCCCATTTGGTTACTTCACAAAACTCACAGGACTTTCAGTCCTCTTATATTAGCCTAATGTATCTGTGGAAGGCgcaacaaaagtaaatacaggaaaGAGCTGACAAAAGTGGTTATCTGaccaaatataaataaagcatCACACATCATCACACATTTGGAAGCAGTCAGTCGCCAACTTCTTAGTTGTTTTGGTCTGCACCATGTTCACATCTGCACAAACAAACCGCaccaaagagagagagagagagagagagaacgtaAGTTCAATGTAAGCAGTCTAAACAGCAGAGGGGTGAAAACACCCTGAATGACTAACAATATACTGGAGCCATGTTATGCTCATTATCAAGGTTCATATTTGTAACCTTGGTCTCAAATAGAGTCCAAGGTTACAAGTATAAGGATAAATAGTCCTTATTTATCCACTCCGTTAAACAAACAGATTTATCTCCCTTACccgtctttttaaaaaagctttcttctgattggctgctgtcaAAAACAGAAGGTTTGGACAGCAGGATCTGTGATTGTTTAAAGGCTTGAttgtttaacctcctaggacctggcgtccacatatgtggacatcacattttgggttatttagaccaaaatactcaattttgctctacaagggcctgatatccacttacgaggacattatactgctactgttctatcgaaattttatatgaatatcctcatatatggctctcatttttcttagaaacaaagattaggtaaaaaaaaaaaaatctgccaattctttgtttttacattcatcaggtcccaatcagcccaaatatcaaagagaaattaaaaatgcatgccgtggaagagttcgggaaAGACACTTTATACCACACATAAGATGTGGAATTTGCGTAATCACACTCTTTCTGTATCGCTTCGCATCACCTACAATGGACCAGTTTAAGTATTTAGCTGCCCGAGTTTTTTATTCCCAAATTCTGCAGTTTTTCTCCTGTCTCCATTATTGTTGCGACCTTGTACCCTTTTGATGAGTTGCATGATCTTGACTGTGACTGACTGTGACTGTTCTCAACCATCTGTGTTTAAGATGACATAATTAAGGAATCCCTTTCTTTGAGCCTAAAGGAGACAAAATGCATCTGAAACTAAGATTCTAGAGCAATCTGAAGGCTGAGCTTTAACATTATACAGATTGTCTTAATATGCAATACTTTGGCTATGTTTAGTATGAGCATCCAAAACAAAGCAGATACGACCACTCTCACAGTGTTTGTTGTTTGATCCATTAGAACAAGTCAGTGGTAAACCTGATGTTTGCAGCATACAATGGTGACGTCTCTGCTCTAAGAAGGTAAGTAAAACCTGGATATAAtcgtttttttagtttttaccaGAAACGCATAAAACTGTTGTATGATGCATTCTTACATGAGCAGATTTTTAGGGCGTCAAtgcaaatgcattttccttataATGTGGCATCATTTAAAAGGAAACAACAGTGTCAcattgttacaacaaagaaataatcacTTTTTGTGCTAAGTTTGCTTGTTGTCatactaaataaatacattttaacataCTGTATGTTAACAGTGTTTATGTCCAGCTAGCTTGTCTGCTGGCTTTAACAGACCTTTATGAGGTAGTATCAGTCTTCTTACCTAATTCTCCATAAAGAAAGcgaaaaaacattaaagagcATGTTAGCTGCCATATAAATGTGATTTCATCATGTAACTGTTTCTCACATACATGGTTTC from the Pelmatolapia mariae isolate MD_Pm_ZW linkage group LG20, Pm_UMD_F_2, whole genome shotgun sequence genome contains:
- the LOC134618673 gene encoding glutaminase kidney isoform, mitochondrial-like; its protein translation is MHCLKSLRTANPGILQLFKNAGISARVGADSMVLSRTQQPVLLPCWAAASPHTHRAYHHQQGPDVDQGHTKSRLMSSMEDLLFYTITDGKEMIPLSQFISALRKTGLLTSDPRLRDCVHQMRQSTHDSIGTVMMDKKLFRRCVGNNIMLLTKAFRKKFIIPDFEKFVNQIDTMYDIAHRQEGGQVADYIPQLAKFSPDLWGVSLCTIDGQRHSVGDTKVPFCLQSCVKPLEYAIAVHEFGSEHVHQFVGKEPSGLKFNKLSLNEEDKPHNPMVNAGAIVISSLIKPHSNKAERFDYVMEFLKSMTGTEYVGFSNATFQSERETGDRNFAIGYYLKEKKCFPENADMIAALDFYFQLCSIEVTCESGSVMAATLANGGICPITGDRVLSAEAVRNTLSLMHSCGMYDFSGQFAFHVGLPAKSGVSGAVLLVVPNVMGMMCWSPALDRLGNSVRGIHFCQDLVSYFNFHNYDNLRHFTKKHDPRRRSDDDDDPNKSVVNLMFAAYNGDVSALRRFALSAVNMEQRDYDSRTVLHIAAAEGQVEAIIFLTEICKVNPHMKDRWGNTPLDDAMQFGHEVVVSLLQEYQRVYDDIDSLSNTDEQKAAFDTLKSIV